Proteins encoded by one window of Streptomyces sp. LX-29:
- a CDS encoding DUF2637 domain-containing protein, whose product MNRTGRTLLVLALVAVVGMAFRVSWNALRDVAKAVGADNTAATLYPFVVDGLMALALVATLVLDRADKRFALRVLAAYTLASLVLNYVHGLVPQFHARSVVWGRLADWDPANWALVLLATSLPVGSIFFGSDLVARVLHHRPDADAVAAVPAAGEGERTAPEGPRTHPVHPESNARSISAAEVEPERTGARTREPSYGPNAQVTPRTPAPEKTLRTTTARTGRTAGRKAADRAFDEAELERTRQRAEQAYAESLDAGNPIGPAALGREFGFSEGWGRKRIKAVEERRTAEADRRPHLVGAAAGS is encoded by the coding sequence GTGAACCGCACTGGTAGGACGCTGCTCGTTCTCGCGCTGGTCGCCGTGGTCGGCATGGCGTTCCGCGTCTCGTGGAACGCGCTGCGAGACGTGGCGAAGGCGGTCGGGGCGGACAACACGGCCGCGACGCTGTACCCGTTCGTGGTCGACGGCCTCATGGCGCTGGCGCTGGTCGCCACGCTGGTGCTCGATCGCGCCGACAAGCGGTTCGCGTTGCGCGTGCTGGCCGCGTACACCCTGGCCTCGCTCGTTCTGAACTACGTACACGGGCTGGTGCCACAGTTCCACGCCCGGTCGGTCGTCTGGGGCCGGTTGGCTGACTGGGACCCGGCGAACTGGGCACTCGTGCTGCTGGCCACCTCGTTGCCGGTCGGCTCCATCTTCTTCGGTTCCGACCTGGTCGCCCGAGTCCTGCACCACCGCCCCGACGCTGACGCGGTCGCGGCCGTACCGGCCGCGGGAGAGGGCGAGCGTACGGCCCCGGAGGGGCCGCGTACGCACCCCGTACACCCGGAGTCGAACGCGCGCTCCATTTCCGCCGCTGAGGTGGAGCCGGAGCGCACGGGCGCCCGTACGCGGGAGCCCTCGTACGGTCCGAACGCGCAGGTCACACCCCGTACGCCCGCACCTGAGAAGACGCTGCGTACGACCACCGCACGCACCGGCCGTACGGCCGGGCGGAAGGCGGCGGACCGGGCGTTCGACGAGGCGGAGCTGGAGCGTACGCGTCAGCGTGCAGAACAGGCGTACGCCGAGTCCCTCGATGCCGGAAACCCGATCGGCCCGGCCGCGCTGGGCCGGGAGTTCGGGTTCTCAGAGGGCTGGGGCCGCAAACGCATCAAGGCCGTGGAAGAACGCCGGACCGCCGAAGCGGACCGCCGCCCGCACCTAGTCGGCGCGGCCGCCGGCTCCTGA
- a CDS encoding tetratricopeptide repeat protein: MSLSHGPAAAGGRSAAADSNSGVVATGDNPRIEQRTLVLPPDALRPAVTEESAACLNNLPNPASTVFEGREDALETLASLPSTGTGIVAQSVRGMGGVGKSTLVLHHARRHLSSGRGPVWWITAESAEEVTAGLAALAVTLNPVHVALPLDEAAAWAVSWLQGRTGWLLVLDNVEDAAHLHDLLGRLSTGQVLITTRRHLPWDGMGALIYLDTLHPEASLAVLRDLTGRREDADTEVLNELAAELGHLPLALQQAGAYLARTCTSPSSYVARFRDDPAAVLATTTPGDPHQRTIARLWHLSFDALQAADPNAVYLLRILAYLGPTPLPRSVLEFLPIHVDVDQALGLLAAYSMVSLSENAVVVHRLLQAVLRTTTLSRPSAKRRWRLPIVRRRRPNPAPPHPANVAVVLLLTAAERQDPREARDWPYWQELLPHVQAAAGHYPPHQADADLALLLNFAGIYARARGRAGHALPLDERALAIAEAALGSDHPTTAVCLGNLAATYGELGRHAEALPLEERALAIAEAVLGSDHPSTGLRLGNLAATYGELGRHAEALPLKERALAIAEAALGSDHPTAAVCLGNLAVTYGELGRHAEALPLKERALAITEAVLGSDHPDTGLRLGNLAMTYGELGRHAEALPLQERALAITEAALGSDHPTTAVCLGNLAMTYGELGRHAEALPLKERALAITEAVLGSDHPDTAVCLGNLAATYGELGRHAEALPLQERALAITEAVLGSDHPDTGLCLGNLAATYSELGRHAEALPLEERALAIAEAVLGSDHPSTGLCLGNLAATYSELGRHAEALPLQERALAIAEAVLGSDHPSTGLRLGNLAATYSALGRHAEALPLKERALAIAEAALGSDHPDTGLCLGNLAATYGELGRHAEALPLQERALAIIEAVLGSDHPDTGLCLGNLAVNYGELGRHAEALPLQERALAITEATLGPDHPKTAVRRRNLARAREALNETEGSNQSPS; encoded by the coding sequence ATGAGCCTGTCGCACGGTCCCGCTGCGGCCGGAGGGCGATCGGCTGCGGCGGACAGCAACTCTGGGGTTGTCGCCACGGGCGACAATCCTCGGATCGAACAGCGAACCCTGGTCCTGCCTCCTGATGCGCTGCGGCCGGCGGTGACCGAGGAATCGGCGGCGTGCCTCAACAACCTGCCGAACCCTGCCAGCACGGTCTTCGAAGGCCGAGAAGACGCCTTGGAGACGCTGGCGTCACTACCCTCCACCGGTACGGGGATCGTCGCCCAGAGTGTGCGCGGCATGGGTGGGGTGGGCAAGAGCACCCTGGTGCTGCATCATGCGCGACGTCACCTGAGTAGCGGACGCGGGCCGGTGTGGTGGATCACCGCCGAGTCTGCCGAGGAGGTGACCGCAGGCCTGGCAGCGCTGGCAGTCACGCTGAACCCAGTGCATGTCGCCCTGCCTCTGGACGAGGCAGCAGCCTGGGCGGTGAGCTGGCTTCAAGGTCGCACCGGCTGGCTTTTGGTCTTGGACAACGTGGAGGATGCCGCTCACCTGCACGATCTCTTGGGGCGCCTTTCGACGGGACAAGTGCTGATCACCACCAGACGCCACCTCCCATGGGACGGAATGGGGGCCCTGATTTACCTGGACACCCTTCACCCCGAGGCGTCCCTAGCCGTCCTGCGTGACCTCACCGGCCGCCGTGAGGACGCTGACACCGAAGTGTTGAACGAGCTTGCTGCCGAGCTCGGACACCTTCCCTTGGCTCTTCAGCAGGCCGGCGCATATCTTGCGCGGACCTGCACGAGTCCCAGCTCCTACGTGGCGCGGTTCCGGGACGATCCGGCAGCAGTCCTCGCCACCACCACTCCCGGCGACCCTCATCAGCGGACAATTGCTCGTCTCTGGCATCTGTCCTTCGACGCGCTCCAGGCCGCCGACCCCAACGCGGTCTACCTGCTGCGCATTCTTGCCTACCTTGGCCCGACCCCTCTGCCCCGCAGTGTCCTTGAGTTCCTCCCCATACATGTGGATGTCGATCAGGCATTGGGGCTCCTTGCTGCCTACAGCATGGTGTCTCTGAGCGAGAATGCCGTCGTTGTGCACCGACTCCTGCAAGCCGTGTTGCGCACCACCACGCTGTCTCGTCCCTCAGCTAAGAGGCGATGGCGTCTGCCGATCGTTCGACGACGTCGACCGAACCCAGCTCCCCCTCATCCAGCCAACGTCGCTGTTGTGCTGCTTTTGACGGCTGCCGAACGCCAAGATCCTCGAGAGGCGCGGGATTGGCCGTACTGGCAAGAGCTTCTACCCCATGTCCAAGCTGCCGCTGGTCACTATCCTCCGCACCAGGCTGACGCAGATTTGGCTCTGCTACTCAACTTTGCGGGAATCTATGCGAGGGCGCGTGGGCGAGCTGGCCATGCGTTGCCCCTAGATGAGCGTGCTTTGGCGATCGCCGAGGCTGCGTTGGGCTCCGACCACCCGACCACTGCCGTGTGTCTTGGCAACCTTGCAGCGACTTATGGCGAGCTGGGGCGGCACGCTGAAGCCCTGCCTCTGGAGGAGCGTGCTTTGGCGATCGCCGAGGCTGTGCTGGGCTCCGACCACCCCAGTACTGGCCTGCGGCTTGGCAACCTTGCAGCGACTTATGGCGAGCTGGGGCGGCACGCTGAAGCCTTGCCTTTGAAGGAGCGTGCTTTGGCGATCGCCGAGGCTGCGTTGGGCTCCGACCACCCGACCGCTGCCGTGTGTCTTGGCAACCTTGCAGTGACTTATGGCGAGCTGGGGCGGCACGCTGAAGCTCTGCCTTTGAAGGAGCGTGCTTTGGCGATCACCGAGGCTGTGCTGGGCTCCGACCACCCAGACACTGGCCTGCGGCTTGGCAACCTTGCGATGACTTATGGCGAGCTGGGGCGGCACGCTGAAGCCTTGCCTTTGCAGGAGCGTGCTTTGGCGATCACCGAGGCTGCGTTGGGCTCCGACCACCCGACCACTGCCGTGTGTCTTGGCAACCTTGCGATGACTTATGGCGAGCTGGGGCGGCACGCTGAAGCTCTGCCTTTGAAGGAGCGTGCTTTGGCGATCACCGAGGCTGTGCTGGGCTCCGACCACCCAGACACTGCCGTGTGTCTTGGCAACCTTGCAGCGACTTATGGCGAGCTGGGGCGGCACGCTGAAGCCTTGCCTTTGCAGGAGCGTGCTTTGGCGATCACCGAGGCTGTGCTGGGCTCCGACCACCCAGACACTGGTCTGTGTCTTGGCAACCTTGCAGCGACTTATAGCGAGCTGGGGCGGCACGCTGAAGCTCTGCCTCTGGAGGAGCGTGCTTTGGCGATCGCCGAGGCTGTGCTGGGCTCCGACCACCCCAGTACTGGTCTGTGTCTTGGCAACCTTGCAGCGACTTATAGCGAGCTGGGGCGGCACGCTGAAGCTCTGCCTCTGCAGGAGCGTGCTTTGGCGATCGCCGAGGCTGTGCTGGGCTCCGACCACCCCAGTACTGGCCTGCGGCTTGGCAACCTTGCAGCGACTTATAGCGCACTGGGGCGGCACGCTGAAGCCTTGCCTTTGAAGGAGCGTGCTTTGGCGATCGCCGAGGCTGCGTTGGGCTCCGACCACCCAGACACTGGTCTGTGTCTTGGCAACCTTGCAGCGACTTATGGCGAGTTGGGGCGGCACGCTGAAGCTCTGCCTTTGCAGGAGCGTGCTTTGGCGATCATCGAGGCTGTGCTGGGCTCCGACCACCCAGACACTGGTCTGTGTCTTGGCAACCTTGCAGTGAATTATGGCGAGTTGGGGCGGCACGCTGAAGCTCTGCCTCTGCAGGAGCGTGCTTTGGCGATTACCGAGGCCACGCTGGGCCCCGACCACCCGAAGACCGCCGTACGTCGTCGCAACCTTGCCCGAGCACGTGAAGCCCTCAACGAGACAGAAGGCAGCAATCAGTCGCCCTCGTAG
- a CDS encoding GntR family transcriptional regulator, whose amino-acid sequence MARYERIADALRQRIRTGHLQPGQKLPAEAELVTEYKTTQPTLRKALAELQAEGLIDKRHGVGNFVRKPRQRVERNNSRHQWEKDRARRSEEERLTTGATEHDTGLTISDLVFRASYRDTKANEDLADAFGVPVGTRLLERVYRTRSDGEDAPFNLAHSYLIHDMVAVDPDLLDETKEPWPGGTQNQLHRVGIELDRIVERITARPPTVEETEELGLSKGVSVIVLRKTSIDTTGRVVEISDVTLPGDRTELVFTTPLTRW is encoded by the coding sequence ATGGCGAGGTACGAGCGGATCGCGGATGCGCTCCGGCAGCGCATCAGGACCGGTCACCTCCAGCCGGGACAGAAGCTGCCGGCCGAGGCCGAACTGGTGACGGAGTACAAGACCACGCAGCCGACGCTGCGCAAGGCCCTGGCCGAGCTCCAGGCCGAGGGGCTGATCGACAAGCGGCACGGCGTGGGGAACTTCGTCCGCAAGCCCCGCCAGCGGGTCGAGCGGAACAACTCGCGCCACCAGTGGGAGAAGGACCGGGCCCGCCGTTCCGAGGAAGAGCGCCTGACGACCGGCGCCACCGAGCACGACACCGGGCTCACCATCTCCGACCTCGTGTTCAGGGCCTCATACCGCGACACCAAGGCCAACGAGGACCTGGCCGACGCCTTCGGCGTGCCGGTCGGCACGCGACTGCTGGAGCGGGTCTACCGCACGCGCTCCGACGGCGAGGACGCGCCGTTCAACCTCGCGCACTCATACCTCATCCACGACATGGTCGCGGTCGACCCCGATCTCCTGGACGAGACCAAGGAGCCGTGGCCCGGGGGTACACAGAACCAGCTCCACCGCGTCGGCATCGAGCTCGACCGCATCGTCGAGCGGATCACGGCCCGACCGCCGACCGTGGAAGAGACCGAGGAGCTCGGCCTCAGCAAGGGCGTCTCCGTGATCGTCCTGCGAAAGACCTCGATCGACACCACCGGACGCGTGGTGGAGATCTCGGACGTGACCCTGCCCGGAGACCGGACGGAACTGGTCTTCACGACTCCCCTGACCAGGTGGTAA
- a CDS encoding glycosyltransferase family 2 protein: MTNLISVITPVHAPAAEYLADAYKSLLDQELPDGWDWQWVIQEDGETDAVRPYVPDDARISFGQGRPGRAGVARTMALSRAEGRYVKVLDADDMLTPGSLARDLAALEHDPELGWATSRVLDLLPDGSTVGFDQDPPEGPIDMGAVLAHWKAHNYRAQVHPATLFVRRDLLLALGGWMALPASEDTGLLLALSAVSRGWFSAETGLLYRKWPGQVTSQAAHVNEGEREARFAVVEARARVLAAMDGWRFGGNG; this comes from the coding sequence ATGACGAATCTGATCTCCGTGATCACCCCGGTGCACGCGCCGGCCGCCGAGTACCTGGCCGACGCCTACAAGTCGCTCCTGGACCAGGAGTTGCCCGATGGCTGGGACTGGCAGTGGGTCATCCAGGAAGACGGCGAGACGGACGCCGTCCGACCGTACGTCCCCGACGACGCCCGCATCAGCTTCGGCCAGGGCCGCCCCGGCCGCGCCGGCGTCGCCCGCACGATGGCGCTCTCCCGCGCCGAAGGCCGATACGTCAAGGTTCTGGACGCCGACGACATGCTGACCCCGGGCTCCCTCGCCCGCGACCTGGCCGCGCTGGAGCACGACCCGGAGCTCGGCTGGGCCACCTCGCGCGTACTGGACCTCCTGCCCGACGGCTCAACCGTCGGCTTCGACCAGGACCCGCCCGAAGGACCCATCGACATGGGCGCCGTCCTAGCCCACTGGAAGGCGCACAACTACCGCGCCCAGGTCCACCCTGCGACGCTTTTCGTGCGCCGTGACCTGTTGTTGGCGCTGGGTGGGTGGATGGCCCTGCCGGCGTCGGAGGACACGGGGCTGTTGCTGGCCCTGAGCGCGGTGAGCCGCGGGTGGTTCAGCGCGGAGACGGGGCTGCTCTACCGGAAGTGGCCGGGACAGGTCACGAGCCAGGCGGCGCACGTGAACGAGGGAGAGCGGGAGGCGCGGTTCGCGGTGGTCGAGGCTCGGGCTCGGGTGCTGGCGGCGATGGATGGGTGGCGGTTCGGGGGGAACGGCTGA